ggagcgagagagaaagagagagagtgctgagagaaagagggagcgggagagaaagagagagagtgctgagagaaagagggagcgagagagaaagagagagagtgctgagagaaagagggagcgagagagaaagagagagagtgctgagagaaagagggagcgagagagaaagagagagagtgctgagagaaagagggagcgggagagaaagagagagagtgctgagagaaagagggagcgagagagaaagagagagagtgctgagagaaagagggagcgagagtgctgagagaaagagggagcgagagtgctgagagaaagagggagcgagagagaaagagagagagtgctgagagaaagagggagcgagagtgctgagagaaagagggagcgagagagaaagagagagagtgctgagcGGGCAACTTTCTCTGACTTAGAGGGTGGCTTACAGActgaatgaacacacacacagactctctctctctatgagttGTGGTAGAGGCAGAacacaggtagagagagtgaagggtTGCCAGGAATAAAACTGAGCTGTATCAAACTTCACAAAACAACTAAATTAATTGAAACATTAAGAAAAAGGCAGTGAACATATGAACAGTGCATagcagaggaaaggaggggatgggagagagaaggagacgatggaagagagaagcagacgaggaggaagaggagggaagatgcAGATGGGTActcacagagaggcagagacagtccAGGAAGCTCTTATACACAGAGTACAACTCTGTCTTCCCCATaactcagaacagagagagagaattaaggaaaagaggggagaggaagataCAGCGTAGGTAAAGAAGACAGCGAAGAAGGAAGGATAAAGTCCACAGACAGTGAAACAGGAAAGAGGCctgaagagagaagacagaaactaatgacagagcaaaaagcagtgcagaggaagacagaacaGACAAGTCAACAGAGGGAAGAGAAAACAGCAAAAAGAAAAATAGAGTGGCAGAGAAGAGACAAAAGTAAGAGAGTGAAGTACGAATGAAACAAGATGACAGAAAAAGACAGATTAGATGAACCAATGAAGACAGAACAGAGAagcaaagagacagacagaggagaaagtagatagggaaggagagatatGAGAAGGATacaggagattgagagagagagagaaagacggttGAGACAGACTAATAATAACCTTTGGTCACACCCCCCAGGGAAAGTCCTGAGACCAGAATCAAGatgtggagtgtgtgtgagtgtagttGTGTGCGAGTGTACGAGGGGCATATTTAGTTTCCCTCCCTGACACTCCTGTCACCTCCTTAACCCCGGCATAGTGCTTTTCTACACCTGTCCTCTGTGTATACTGTTGAAGAAAAAATTGTTCCAAGGATCAAGCAGAGCTAATTTTCAAATAAAGATTTTATTCAAGCAATTACAAGGAAGTTAACTCTCCGGATATACCAGGGAGGAACTTAAACATGTACTCATTACTCAGTCATTTATATTCTTCACCTACACAAAGAACtgctttcaacgtggcaccatcataggatgctacctttccaacaagtcagtttgtcaaatttctgcctctTTGAGCCGACCcggttaactgtaagtgctgttattgtgaagtggaaacgtctaggagcaacaacagctcagccacaaagtggcaggccacacaagctcacagaacgggactgccgagtgctgaagggTATAGCGCGTAAAAAGTGTCTGCCCTCAGTTTCAACACTccctactgagttccaaactgccatgTAGTGCAACTTCTGAAACTTTTTTAGGAATAATGTTACCAAGCAGGACTAGACCCATCTCTAAGCTTTACACCAAACCAAGTGGGTGGGCTGCTGTTGGCTGAAACAAACTCAGGAATGTACCTTTAAAGTTTGCCGTCTGTGTTTGGTGATACTGACCAGCCTGTATGTTGGTTAGTAGATGGATAGGTGTAACAGATCAATATGGGAGCAGTATAGCTTTAATAGGCTAAATGGTCTGCTAGAGTTATCATTAAGCAGAGAAAGAATGAAGTGGATGTGATTTATCACTTAAACATTCACTTTAGCATCGTAATTGATACATTTCTGATTGAAATGATCAGTTAAACTGACTGTTGATCTGGACGGTTATTTAATTCTGTCTGTAGTTACAAACAATAAATATATTACCACTCTAACCCCCAACGCTGGCCCTTTGCCTTCCACCCAAACTACTGAGCTGAATAACATTCATCGATATCAAAGTAAATAGTCAAACGTCAACAGAACAGAAGTCATTTTATTTTAGCGTCATAATGTTTCATGGAATGTTATAACAGATTGGACTTTTTATTACAGCTTTTGTGGTGTTCATCTCACATAGGAAAGAGCAGGAAGTCACTGAAGGAGCTGTGTTTATTAGAATCATCATAGATCCTTTAGCCTGATAAGAGACTCATGTAAACCAAGTCCCCCTCCTTCAGTTCAAAAGTCCCAGAATTAGAGAGATACTGTGACTATTGTACTCTCCATTCCAACCTGGTCATTCTTGAACAAACCAAAGTCCATGTACTcctctcactgcagcactgaagACACCTGCATCAGAGGAATAACAGATAGATCAACACGGTCAGTCTCTCCAAGCCACCAGACACGGGAGCAGTCTGTTAGTGATGTTGGACTCGGTGTCTGTATCTGGTCCCATTGGACATGTGTGTTCATACATGTGGATTGGTGTGTAAGCAGTCGGCTACCTGTAGCTGCTTGGGCTGAAATGACTAATATAGGAACAATTTTGGGAACCTGTTCCTTGTCTGATTTGGACCAAATATATAGCATCCTCTTTACATACTGTATTATTTAAATCTCTACATTACCTGCATTCTCTGTCTTCAGCTCCTCTACCTGGCTCTCACTGACCTGAAATTCTACAATATCATACAAAGAAACTGTTGAATTCAACACATTACTACTCTGCTGATTCCAGTAATCACATTAGATACAGCTGTCTTACTTtacctgtgttctgtctctccagTTCCACCTTGTTCTTGTAGAACTGCAGTTCAGTCATAGTGATACTCAgctccaccaccatgttcctcagctcctctctctgttccaccaccatgttcctcagcacCACTCTCCGTTcctccaccatgttcctcagctcctctctctgttccaccaccatgttcctcagctccactctctgttccgccaccatgttcctcagcaccactctctgttcctccaccatgttcctcagctccactctcttgttccaccaccatgttcctcagcacCACTCTCTGTTCcgccaccatgttcctcagctcctctctctgttccacgaccatgttcctcagctccactctgttccaccaccatgttcctcagctccactctctgttccaccaccatgttcctcagctccaccaccatgttcctcagctcccctctctgttccaccaTCATGTTCCTCAGCACCACTCTCTGTTCcgccaccatgttcctcagctcctctctctgttccacgaccatgttcctcagctccactctgttccaccaccatgttcctcagctccaccaccatgttcctcagctcctctctctgttccaccatcatgttcctcagctccactctgTTCCGCCACCATGTTCCtcaactcctctctctgttccaccaccacgttcctcagctccactctgttccaccaccatgttcctcaactcctctctctgttccaccaccatgttcctcagctccaccagcatgttcctcagctccactctctgttccaccaccatgttcctcagctccaccaccatgttcctcagctcctctctctgttccaccatcatgttcctcagctccactctgTTCCGCCACCATGTTCCtcaactcctctctctgttccaccaccacgttcctcagctccactctgttccaccaccatgttcctcaactcctctctctgttccaccaccacgttcctcagctccactctctgttccaccaccatgttcctcagctccactctctgttccaccaccacgttcctcagctccactctctgttccaccaccatgttcctcagcacCTTCAGCTCAGTCCAGATATCAGGCTGGGTGGTCAACTATTCAGCatcactcctttctctttcatcTGTCTCTGTGAGCCTGTTCAGTGAtattcttctctctgtcccctccactctccccctgagcccatgtcccagacagacagtacagcaacacaaGCCAAGCTACAACACCCCTCAATTTGAAACAATGTCTCTTCAGATTTAATGTAGTCTACTGGGCTCAGTCCCCTTCTTTATACACACTGGTGTTGTTGACCCAATACATTGAAATTTAACAGGTGTCCCCGTAGAATATTTTGAGAACATAACCAAGGAATGTGTGATATAACAGAACAGGTAAAGATGATTTATTGGCAGTTGATTCAGATTGTGGGTTGTTTAAGACAGAGATTCACACCTGATAGTCAGTTTAAAcaacccattctctctctattgCATGATCTGTCATACCAGTCTTGAAATAAACTCTCATACACAGAGATAATGCTCATTTATTCCACAAAAACATTAGAATAGTTGAGTCAATTGCATTTGATAAAAGGTCCAACGAGCATGTTTGTATGATCTGTACtcaaggaaggaagagggagaTTTGACTAAGATATGGACCAAGAAAGAAAATGGAGATGGGGGAAATATATTTTTTGACAAAGAAATAAGTTAGAATGCATTGAAATCGCTTCTACCTCAGTGCTTTTCTACACTAGTAAAACCAGGAGTGGACACATTCCAAATCAACCAACAACAGGCCACTATTACCCTCCATCTGTGTGTTCCTCAGCTGTCTCTCCTATACAAGAGTTCAGAGTACACTGGAATCTGTGTGGAAGTCTGGGGCATCTTGCTGCTTGTCACCATGAATCCAGTCCGTCAGTCTCCTGGTTGTGCCTGGTTGGCTGGTTGAGTCTGTTCTCTTTGTATCAGCCAGCCGGTCTGTTTAGTCcattttacacacacactgctttacTGCTGAGCACATGACAAAACTGTTTTAACGAAATCTAAGTCATCACAAAATAAATTATATCAAGTAGAGGAGTAGGTAGGAGTGATGGTTCAGAgaaaaggggaagaggggggacTGGGGCTCAGTTTGGGGTGTAAAACATCATTATGGGCCCCTCCAAAAGGCCCTAGGTGTCAGGGGAGGGTATGAGGTTTAATACTCCTGTGTTATGGGGCCATCCAGAAGGGCATGGGCTGCTGTGACTGTGCCTGCTGTGTTTTGGCACGTTGGGGAGGCGGAGGGGGGCAGCGGTACCCCAGAGTCCAGCCAGGGGATGACGTGGGGGTGGAGTGGGTTGCCCCAGCGACGTTACCATGGTTACCTGCCCCCAAGGTTTTGGGGGTGGAGTGGTCCTCCTCTTCGTCCGAGGAGTCACCAGTGTACGCCACGAGCCCCGTCTTCATCCTCTTCACTGAGGGAtctgagagagatgagagagagggaaaaacagTGGGAGAaatgagggagaaaggagaggggtgcgggagagagagagggaagacacacacagagagagaaagaacacaaCCAAAGACCAGCACAAAGGTTTCAAAAACAACCGTTGGAAGTCAATTGTTTACCAACAGATAGGGAGAGAAAGTTAATAGATTGCATTGTGTTTGGCAGCAGTTGTGAGttaggtagaggaggaggggcatGGGTCAGCAGCGGCAGTCATTGGTCGGTGGGGAGCGGCAGCGTTAGGGCCGTCCAATCACGATGCAGGACAGCGCCACAGGAGAAGAGCCCCACCCCCATCCGGCATCCCACCCAGAGAGACATGGAAGAGAAGAAAAACACAGAGAAAGAACACAAAAAAGAGAGAGTCTTGTTAGTGAGGGAGTCAAACACGGGCACAGACACTCCTGTCTGATGACGTCATCAGAAAGGGACGGGCAGCGAGGGGACAGCACCAgctagacagagagggggactcCCAATCTGAAATCCATCCCTCGACACCTCCTAGATGTCACAAGATGAGATGCCAGGTGTAAGCAGTATGGTAATAGATCAGCCTTACTCTTCTACAGGCCAATTGTAATTGTCTacatattgcttacacctatAAAATACTCTCAGACCTACACAGTGCCTAGGGCTAGGGGTTGACTTAGGATCAACGACAGATTTACCTGAGGCAGTGGGGGATCGAAGCTTTGCCCAGTTCATGATTctgaactgactgactgactggctttcaAAGCAGAACTTATGCCTGTCTGATGTAATCTGCTAGAACCTGTTCTGTCACGTGTGAGAACAGCATGTCTGCATGCAAAATGCTATTTGACTCTGACTACTGACAGCCAAGAGGCCGGGGGGTGGGCAGCGTGCTTTATGGCTGAGGccatggatggggggggggtcagggggtTACATGGGGTGGGGCCCTTACCCAGGGGGCCTTGcagcagcctcctctcctccatcttggGTGTCATGCCTCCGTTCATTGGAATGGGTGGTGGAGGCATCAGCTGCCTActgctggagagaaagagagggagggagggaaggagcgagagagagggaaggaaggggaggagtcagTGTTGCACAACATCAATCACAAGCAAACACAAGCCTACACACATGGTGTGTCCAGCATCTGGGATGAAGGACACTGTTATAAAGGAGAGCGACTCGTCGCCCCCCATCTCgtacctgtccctctccctcgGCGGCCCGGAGGAACTCGGTGGCGGGGGTCCTGAAGCCTCTGGGCCGGGGCTGCCCACAGGGAAGCCTGCACCTAAATTAGTCATATGAATGGGTCCATGCTATGAGCAGAAAAACACACAGGCGCATTAGCACACATCCTCCCCTAAATTACTATTATTAATAGTAGGCCTACAAGCATGTAGTTATCTAAACTATTGAATTGAACTGAACTGCAAAGTTATTATTCCAAAACGTTTTCCTTTTCACTACACCTTATTTAAGCAGCTGAGAATAAAACTATTATTTTAAGTTAATGCATGCTCCGATTGCACAGAATCCAAAAATAGGAATGGACTGTATTAAAGTTACATATCATTAAATCAAGAGGACACATTTAAATTAGGCCTGTGAAGAAACTAGTATTGCGATATATTTTCCAGGGCAAAAATTAAAACAGGAAGCAGACCAAAcactttggtcctttaaaaacctgctgtatgtaaaacaCGATGTGCTGTAGCCTGGAAAATAAATCTAATGACTCCGGGGGACAACATAACGATggttgtttccaacattagggccgttttcctaaagaagttcaTCCGtttcatgttttgtttccttgccatgaTACTGATATCTTACCTGCACTAATTTCAATATATTGAAGTACATTTGATGATTATCCAACAATACCTTCCCAGAATCTCCATAATCTGAAAGTTCTATAAATCCAATAATACAAGGACTCAGATAATAACAGCTATGGTTACAATGCTTTTCAATGAACGTCATAAGATCTACTAGGGAAAAAACAAGTTGACACTGAACAGACATTTAGACCCATTCAATCTCACTCACTCAACAAGCAAACCGTTTCTATAGAATGCAAACAGGGACTCACAGAATTACAGACAAGAGAATCATAATGAATTGAGTCTAACAGAAAGAGGAACAGATATCAGATACATGGACAGAATATAAGAAAAGACAGGAAGACAACAGAAGCAGAAGGGACAGACTGGACGAAGGCAGCTCATAAGGTGGAAGAATAAAAGAATGGGAAATCACCTGGTATCCCAGCAGACCGCTGTCCCTCTCGTCTGGCACCTCCTCAGTGAAGCGTCTTTTCTGCGGCGGATTGGCTGAGACCACAGGAGGCGGAGCTTTGGGCGGAACCGGAGCAGCGGGTGGGAAAGGAGAAGGTGGGTGAGTCTGGGGACAGAAAAAACAACTTGGATGTAATGCATGTTGAATACATCATATATATACAGCCCATCAAGAAAATGTTTTTCAACTAGTTTCATAACTCAGATGTAATAGTCTCAATGTCCTGTATTATAGGTCCATACAAGTCTAAATCTGATTGGCCAGTCTTACCTGTGGTAAAGTGACAGGTGCAGGGGGGAGGGCGTACCGGTTGGGAGGGGGGAGACCGGCGGGCAGCCCAGGGGGAATGGGAGGGGGGACAGCATAGGGGGGAGGAATGGGCTGAGGAGGAGGTACCGGGAGGGGGTAGCTGGGCTGGTACCCCGATGGGGGGTAGTAAGGGGGCTGGGGGGGCATCCCGTTGGCCATGGGGGGCTGCATAAagcctggaggagaggaagaggaacacGTCAGTACATTGACACATTGTAGAGGCTGTAAAGAGAAAGACAGCCAGAGTCTGTACCGGGAGTAGGCATCATGACACTCATCTGGTTGAGGAAGACAGAATACTCTGCATGAacctggagggaagagagaacagtcacagATCCACATGGCAAACAGAGCCCAGCTACATAATACAACGCACTTCACATGGGACAGCTTGAAACAGGGTTTAAGTGAAAGTAGAGCAGTGTACAGAGAACAGAGTGCCAGTCAGTAAACCATTAGACACTCACAGTCTGCAGCAGGTTGTCACACAGGGTCTTAGCTGCAGCAAGGCCCTCTGGTTTGGgatgactggggaagagagaagggttAATGTGTGCCTGGTGTCTAAGCTCTGTGTCTCTGAGCTAATACAAATCAACATGGACTTTACTCCCCCAGACTATCCATTAATACTGCTACTTACCTGATGTAGATGTACATGAGTTCAAGGCCCTCTCTGAGTTGATACAGATGAACGAGTCTAGTCCATGAGACTTACCTGATGTAGATGTACATTGGTTCGAAGGCCTCTCGCCCAGAGGCGGGCTCCAGACAGCCTGATCCCTTCCCCCTGAGGAAGACCTTGGCCCCGGTCTCACCCTGGATGTGCTGCAGGTAGGAGCTGCCTGGCCCTTCCACCCTCTCCTTCACTGAGAAGCCCTGGATGGCATGCTCCAGACCCACAAACAACTTTTCCTGCACATAGTGCATCTGAAAGGATATGGATGTGAGTTGACATTCAATGACATTGACACTCATAAAATAACATTGACAAACACACAAACTCTTTTCTTATTAGCGCCGTCAGCTAATCAGCCGGTTACAGACTCATTTTCAGCCACCTACTTCTTCCACTTCATATTAACTAGGCTACTTTTCATTTAAAGGTTTCAATTCACTAGTCCGCCGAGCCTCCTCTGGATAGAGTGAACGATATGCATCTTCGAGCGATCTATTGATAGGAGCCCATCAGTCACAAAGTGAGCGATGACAGGGAAACGCAATGTGCCGTCTGTCTTGCCTCCCTGTACAATTTGTGTGCACTGTGGTTGGTTGCAGTCTAATTTCTTTACACAGGGAAGGAACGCCCCACGCAGTGGACGGACGAGGTAATGCCCCACACGGTAACGCCCCACGTAGAGTGCGTACGCGGTAACGCCCCACGTAGAGTGCGTACGCGGTAACGCCCCACGTAGAGTGCGTACGCGGTAACGCCCCACGTAGAGTGCGTACGCGGTAACGCCCCACGTAGAGTGCGTACGCGGTAACGCCCCACGTAGAGTGCGTACGCGGTAACGCCCCACGTAGAGTGCGTACGCGGTAACGCCCCACGTAGAGTGCGTACGCGGTAACGCCCCACGTAGAGTGCGTACGCGGTAACGCCCCACGTAGAGGACACAGTATTTGCCTTTGTGTGTTTCACATAGACAGCCACGTGGAGTCGTGGTGCATAGTAGACTATTTACTGTGCATTGATTGACAACTGAACAGCAAGTGTTGACTAGTTTAGAAAAAGTGTCAAACTGACTAAATAAAGCCATTCATAAATCATACAGCGTATACTGAATGTCCATAAACCaaaggattccctaggtttcctTTCCTAAGATGTTTGGACTAAAATAAGGACTGTAAATTTAATTTTAGCCcactttctccccaatttcgtggtattcaattgttagtagttactatcttgtctcatcactacaactcccgtacgggctcgggagggacgaaggtcgaaagtcatgtgtccaatttgtaagtcgctctggataagagcgtctgctaaatgacttaaatgtaatgtaaatgtgtcctccgaaacacaacccaaccaagccgcactgcttcttaacacagcgcgcatccaacccggaagccagccgcaccaatgtgtcggaggaaacactgtgcacctggcccccttggttagcgcgcactgcgcccggcccgccgcAGGATTCACTAGTGCGCggtgagacaaggacatccctactggccaaaccctccctaacccagacgtcgccccatggacctcccagtcacggccggctgcgacagagcctgggcacgaacccagagtctctggtggcacagctagcactgtgatgcagagCCCTAGatcactgcaccacccgggaggccctgtaGATAAGACTTTCATCTCAAGAGAAGACATGTTAAACACTCCCTTACTTAGACAATAGTCCTGATATAAGCCTAGGCCATACCCCCAAACAACTAATTCATTCGTTTTCAGTCAATTCAAATGGCCCTGGCTGGCTACTTTTTCTATTTGTCTGGCTACTCTATGCACTTGTGGAAAACACTGCTTACCCCAGACTGAAAGTGTGGTCTGTGATGGTGGTTGATGGGGGGCAGTGAGGGGGGCTGGGGTTTGTGTTGCTGGTAGACTGGGACTGTGGCTCCGGTTCCGCTGTAGGAGGAGGTGGCCGCCTTCACCACTCCGTTAGTGATGATCTCCTTGATGCGGTTCACAGCTCCTGGAGAGAGATTGGATCGTCACAACATAGAAACTCAGGAAAGAAGGACCCTGGTTATCCTGATGTTCAGAAATGGTGATAATCAAATTAGGTGAGGTAAATAGAGATGTACTGACTGTCGACAAGCTCCCTGGTCTGGCCCTGGACGTGGAGATAGAGGGGTCGGTCCCtgacgacagagagagaagcagtcgGTCAGTAGCCTAAGACTTGGTTGTATGAGGCGATCAGACAACAGATCTACTTGCCTGTAAATACCAGTAACCTCTTTGGTAGAGCAGTGTGGTAATAAAGAAGGTGTGAAGCAGGACTTACCCTTGTGGAGCCTTGTACTTCTCCACTGCTGCCATGTATCGCCCCCTGGTGGACACAGCAGCACCGCTCACTTTGCTGATCTTCACACAATAGGATGAAGAAGAAGCTGGTCATTTACTGTCCTCAAATGAGACATTTTCAGTCCCATACTGGTTTACATGACACTGATCCAGTCTGTTCGTGTGTGTATCACACAGAGAAAGAGCTGGGTAAACATACTGGTTTACATGACACTGATCCAGTCTGTACATGTGTGTATCACACAGAGAAAGAGCTGGGCAAACATACTGGTTTACATGACACTGATCCAGTCTGTTCGTGTGTGTATCACAGAGAAAGAGCTGGGTAAACATACTGGTTTACATGACACTGATCCAGTCTGTACATGTGTGTATCACACAGAGAAAGAGCTGGGTAAACATACTGGTTTACATGACACTGATCCAGTCTGTACATGTGTGTATCACAGAGAAAGAGCTGGGCAAACATACTGGTTTACATGACACTGATCCAGTCTGTTCGTGTGTGTATCACACAGAGAAAGAGCTGGGCAAACATACTGGTTTACATGACACTGATCCAGTCTGTTCGTGTGTGTATCACACAGAGAAAGAGCTGGGCAAACATACTGGTTTACATGACACTGATCCAGTCTGTACATGTGTGTATCACAGAGAAAGAGCTGGGCAAACATACTGGTTTACATGACACTGATCCAGTCTGTTCGTGTGTGTATCACACAGAGAAAGAGCTGGGCAAACATACTGGTTTACATGACACTGATCCAGTCTGTTCGTGTGTGTATCACAGAGAAAGAGCTGGGCAAACATACTGGTTTACATGACACCGATCCAGTCTGTTCGTGTGTGTAtcacagagagaaagagctggGTAAACATACTGGTTTACATGACACCGATCCAGTCTGTTCGTGTGTGTATCACACAGAGAAAGAGCTGGGTAAACATACTGGTTTACATGACACTGATCCAGTCTG
The window above is part of the Oncorhynchus masou masou isolate Uvic2021 chromosome 30, UVic_Omas_1.1, whole genome shotgun sequence genome. Proteins encoded here:
- the LOC135521830 gene encoding KH homology domain-containing protein 4-like isoform X3, with translation MSFGGTQNGGRRSKWDQPGPGLGSDQMGEAEAAPTGALDAAAAVAAKINAMLVAKGKLKPSQIGPSGPSGPPDKVVGAGKPQPPMKAKDDLVVAEVEINDVPLPCRNLLTRGQTQDEISKVSGAAVSTRGRYMAAVEKYKAPQGDRPLYLHVQGQTRELVDRAVNRIKEIITNGVVKAATSSYSGTGATVPVYQQHKPQPPSLPPINHHHRPHFQSGMHYVQEKLFVGLEHAIQGFSVKERVEGPGSSYLQHIQGETGAKVFLRGKGSGCLEPASGREAFEPMYIYISHPKPEGLAAAKTLCDNLLQTVHAEYSVFLNQMSVMMPTPGFMQPPMANGMPPQPPYYPPSGYQPSYPLPVPPPQPIPPPYAVPPPIPPGLPAGLPPPNRYALPPAPVTLPQTHPPSPFPPAAPVPPKAPPPVVSANPPQKRRFTEEVPDERDSGLLGYQVQASLWAAPAQRLQDPRHRVPPGRRGRGTAVGS
- the LOC135521830 gene encoding KH homology domain-containing protein 4-like isoform X2, encoding MSFGGTQNGGRRSKWDQPGPGLGSDQMGEAEAAPTGALDAAAAVAAKINAMLVAKGKLKPSQIGPSGPSGPPDKVVGAGKPQPPMKAKDDLVVAEVEINDVPLPCRNLLTRGQTQDEISKVSGAAVSTRGRYMAAVEKYKAPQGDRPLYLHVQGQTRELVDRAVNRIKEIITNGVVKAATSSYSGTGATVPVYQQHKPQPPSLPPINHHHRPHFQSGMHYVQEKLFVGLEHAIQGFSVKERVEGPGSSYLQHIQGETGAKVFLRGKGSGCLEPASGREAFEPMYIYISHPKPEGLAAAKTLCDNLLQTVHAEYSVFLNQMSVMMPTPGFMQPPMANGMPPQPPYYPPSGYQPSYPLPVPPPQPIPPPYAVPPPIPPGLPAGLPPPNRYALPPAPVTLPQTHPPSPFPPAAPVPPKAPPPVVSANPPQKRRFTEEVPDERDSGLLGYQHGPIHMTNLGAGFPVGSPGPEASGPPPPSSSGPPRERDSRQLMPPPPIPMNGGMTPKMEERRLLQGPLDPSVKRMKTGLVAYTGDSSDEEEDHSTPKTLGAGNHGNVAGATHSTPTSSPGWTLGYRCPPPPPQRAKTQQAQSQQPMPFWMAP
- the LOC135521830 gene encoding KH homology domain-containing protein 4-like isoform X1, producing the protein MSFGGTQNGGRRSKWDQPGPGLGSDQMGEAEAAPTGALDAAAAVAAKINAMLVAKGKLKPSQIGPSGPSGPPDKVVGAGKPQPPMKAKDDLVVAEVEINDVPLPCRNLLTRGQTQDEISKVSGAAVSTRGRYMAAVEKYKAPQGDRPLYLHVQGQTRELVDRAVNRIKEIITNGVVKAATSSYSGTGATVPVYQQHKPQPPSLPPINHHHRPHFQSGMHYVQEKLFVGLEHAIQGFSVKERVEGPGSSYLQHIQGETGAKVFLRGKGSGCLEPASGREAFEPMYIYISHPKPEGLAAAKTLCDNLLQTVHAEYSVFLNQMSVMMPTPGFMQPPMANGMPPQPPYYPPSGYQPSYPLPVPPPQPIPPPYAVPPPIPPGLPAGLPPPNRYALPPAPVTLPQTHPPSPFPPAAPVPPKAPPPVVSANPPQKRRFTEEVPDERDSGLLGYQHGPIHMTNLGAGFPVGSPGPEASGPPPPSSSGPPRERDSSRQLMPPPPIPMNGGMTPKMEERRLLQGPLDPSVKRMKTGLVAYTGDSSDEEEDHSTPKTLGAGNHGNVAGATHSTPTSSPGWTLGYRCPPPPPQRAKTQQAQSQQPMPFWMAP